The Anolis carolinensis isolate JA03-04 chromosome 2, rAnoCar3.1.pri, whole genome shotgun sequence genome has a window encoding:
- the pik3r6 gene encoding phosphoinositide 3-kinase regulatory subunit 6, protein MENQEVESDFLRSVHALLRELDGHHPAFQSERGMLRWTLHKKIDRNPSNGAILIKILVKELERAERFNYHHYIIPLLHTLMYTMIKAPCIPDELYGRVYDFCKKLLTLPKPYCTIGLEYARQLKLERMMPGVLYQRMVSAEQSLKNNSFPYQEKVFMFADPDLLSVSVCQALIEEIKTAQMAQCARSCMLYVIERAFQTLLKEEQRDVRNLHSILQAMPLDVTELCFQQVMAAIEHTGRTVNVEYNQYVEEVRKIYTTLLSTSGEDVQKDEVERSSGIPLPNPRISFHLWKDEDQLWKELVLFLRSPSQSCEQDSLNPELDSFEFQDLLSEYDYCEHTRFSVLSNDSGIERDLAMPSNEICTAEAERSRLQRKGCMKKKGTSLDSLSFLQSGCSGQETKPTEKLHRKSGCSTMEPLAPMKRLHTARVLVLGDDRVLGRLAQAYYSLRKRESRRTFLTRRLKVEFYYVPVAEEQPTTSPAEEYALPDQTELCELAAYLGRADPWYESNINTLCHMIPKLATMPISPSKASASDLFITDVIAYYLRLGLQPVFFQVYAVKLFFSNATLEPAEDIFLIELNIMLEEFNPPSDSLPVKKKPTTEVPGTDLTLLYKKVLLSNREKDESVSVRSTGLIMKAIPSNEIEDLVCLSVNVAEVVKISNLSGRSYSLVTNTIRTRNIKLRSTEQRSFTVCLDKDSRRVYKNVISIEVFPCLEPSYCLQRTKNRQTSLQEEEDVGLAKYLPKSLLLPINTFAGIIQ, encoded by the exons ATGGAGAATCAAG AGGTTGAGTCAGACTTTCTCCGAAGTGTTCACGCCCTTCTACGGGAACTTGATGGCCACCATCCAGCCTTCCAGAGTGAGAGAG GGATGTTACGATGGACTTTGCACAAGAAAATTGATAGAAATCCCAGCAATGGAGCCATCTTGATCAAAATTTTGGTGAAAGAGCTGGAAAGG GCAGAAAGATTCAACTACCATCACTATATTATCCCCTTGCTTCACACGCTGATGTACACAATGATAAAG GCTCCTTGCATTCCCGATGAGCTTTATGGGCGGGTATATGATTTTTGCAAGAAGCTTCTCACCTTGCCCAAACCTTACTGCACTATAGGCCTGGAGTATGCTCGGCAGCTAAAGCTGGAACGGATGATGCCAG GTGTATTGTACCAACGAATGGTCTCTGCAGAACAAAGTCTCAAGAATAATTCATTTCCTTATCAGGAAAA GGTTTTCATGTTTGCTGATCCAGATTTGCTTtctgtgtctgtgtgccaagcattgattgaaGAAATCAAGACTGCTCAAATGGCCCAGTGTGCCAGGTCCTGCATGCTTTATGTGATAGAGCGAGCCTTTCAAACCCTGCTGAAGGAGGAGCAGCGTGATGTGAGGAACCTGCACAGCATTCTTCAG GCAATGCCCTTAGATGTGACTGAGCTCTGTTTTCAGCAAGTTATGGCAGCCATTGAACATACAGGAAGAACGGTGAATGTGGAATACAATCAATATGttgaggaagtgagaaaaatctacaccACCTTGCTAAGCACTTCAGGGGAGG ATGTGCAGAAGGATGAAGTAGAGAGAAGCTCTGGCATCCCTTTGCCCAATCCAAGGATCAGTTTTCACTTGTGGAAGGATGAAGACCAGCTTT GGAAGGAGCTGGTGCTGTTTCTTCGTTCACCAAGTCAGTCCTGTGAACAGGATTCTCTGAACCCAGAACTCGATAGCTTTGAATTCCAAGACCTGCTGTCAGAGTACGACTACTGTGAGCATACACGTTTCTCTGTGCTCTCCAATGACAGTGGAATTGAACGAGATCTGGCCATGCCAAGTAATGAAATCTGCACTGCTGAGGCTGAGCGCTCCCGGCTCCAGAGAAAGGGATGCATGAAAAAGAAGGGAACTTCTCTGGATAGCTTATCTTTCCTACAGAGTGGCTGCAGTGGGCAAGAGACAAAGCCAACTGAGAAGCTGCACCGGAAATCTGGTTGTAGTACCATGGAACCTCTGGCCCCGATGAAGAGACTGCACACCGCTCGTGTCTTGGTGCTGGGTGATGATAGAGTGTTGGGGCGCCTTGCCCAGGCATACTATTCCTTGAG GAAGCGCGAGAGCAGACGAACTTTTCTTACACGGAGGCTAAAAGTGGAGTTTTACTATGTGCCTGTTGCGGAGGAACAACCCACCACTTCCCCTGCTGAG GAATATGCTCTGCCTGACCAGACAGAGCTTTGTGAGTTGGCTGCTTATCTTGGAAGAGCTGACCCATGGTACGAGAGCAACATTAACACCCTCTGTCACATGATTCCAAAGCTGGCCACCATG CCAATTTCTCCAAGCAAAGCTTCAGCATCTGATCTGTTCATCACTGATGTAATTGCATACTATTTACGTCTCGGTTTACAGCCAGTCTTCTTCCAAGTCTATGCAGTAAAG CTTTTCTTCAGTAATGCAACTTTAGAACCAGCTGAGGACATTTTCCTCATTGAATTGAATATAATGCTTGAAGAATTCAACCCACCCTCAG ATAGCCTCCCAGTGAAAAAGAAACCAACCACAGAGGTTCCTGGCACAGATCTTACACTCTTATATAAAAAG GTCTTGCTGAGTAACCGTGAAAAGGATGAGTCAGTTTCTGTGCGATCCACAGGCTTGATTATGAAAGCCATACCCTCAAATGAAATTGAAG ATCTGGTGTGtctgagtgtgaatgttgctgaAGTTGTAAAAATCTCCAATCTCTCAGGACGATCATATTCT TTGGTGACCAACACTATTCGAACACGAAACATCAAACTCAGAAGTACAGAGCAAAGGTCCTTCACTGTGTGTTTGGACAAAGACTCCAGACGAGTTTATAAGAATGTGATCAG TATTGAAGTTTTTCCATGCCTGGAACCTAGCTACTGCTTGCAAAGGACAAAAAACAGACAGACCAGTTTGCAGGAAGAGGAAGATGTAGGACTAGCCAAATACCTACCAAAATCTTTATTACTACCCATCAACACTTTTGCGGGTATTATTCAGTGA